The DNA window AAATCCCGGTAGTCGATCAGGTCGTTTATGGAGTAGACCGCATCGCGTGCGTTACCGCCGAGATCCAGCCGGATCACATCGGCCCCCCAAGCGAGCACCAGCTTGCTGTACTGAAGGGATTCGTCACCGAGACGGACCCTGTGGTTGGCTGTATCCAGGCCGGTGACCGTGGTAAAGGTACGGATAGTAATATCGAGCTGCCGGGCCATCGTATCGGCGTCAGCCTGTGCCAGTTCATCCGCTTCCTTGCCCTTGGTGAAACCGGTCGAGAGCATGGGTTTGGAATAACTGTGGCCATCGTCGGCGGTGATCATTATCACCGGTGTGGTTTTGTCCAGCTTGCGGAATTCCCGCACCAGCGAATATCCGGCAAGGCCGGTGCCGATAATCACTACAGGGGCGTCGTCGTTTCTCGTCATTATCCTTTCCACCATTGGTCCGGCAACCGGTTGTCCTGCTTTGCCGGAAACACCCATCATCCCAAGTTACCTGCCAGTGCCAATACACAGGCTCTGAAATAACCCAGGCTGCGCCAGTTGCCGGTTTAGCCGATCTCGATCATTTCAAAATCTTCTTTGCCTACACCGCAGTCGGGACAGACCCAATCGTCTGGCACGTCTTCCCAGGCAGTGCCCGGCGCGATGTTGTCTTCGGGCCAGCCTTGTGCCTCGTCATAAATCCAGCCACATACTACACACTGCCATTTCTTCACCTGAGAATCCTCCGGATACGGTCGTGATTAAATTTTTGAGACGACATCATACTTTGATACGCCCCCAGGCCCAAGGAGACTGTACAAAACATCGGCGATGCAGGTCGGCCACGAGAGGCGCTGACAAGCACCAGCACCCGACCCGGCGAACGTACAGCCTTCCTGCGCACGCCGGCCGGTCGGATTCGGGCTTCCCGCCCAACGCCAAGCCGGGGCAACGATGAAAGGGATAACTGTTTAATCAGGGC is part of the Hydrocarboniclastica marina genome and encodes:
- the rd gene encoding rubredoxin, which translates into the protein MKKWQCVVCGWIYDEAQGWPEDNIAPGTAWEDVPDDWVCPDCGVGKEDFEMIEIG